Genomic segment of candidate division WOR-3 bacterium:
TCGTAGCTGCCAAACGTCTTGTCCTGGAGATTCGAGTGGACCTTGCCGGTTTCGACCCGCTGCTCGGTGGCCGGGCCGTTGCAGTAGATGCCCGGACGCTGCGCCACGACCTCGCCGGAGTCGATCATCTGCCGGAACGTCCGGTCAATCGGCGCATCGCTGCCCGCCAGCGGCCGCAGGATTCGCCGCACCGACTCCCAGGTCGCGCCCACGCGCCGGCGCTGGAAAAGGTACGAGCAAACCTGCTGCGGTATCACCGCCAGCGCCGGCGTGTAGCTCTTCTCGTACAGCCGGCCCGTGCGCGCGCACTCGAACATAGTCTCGAACAGGAACTTCTCCCAGGAGTTGAGGTGGAGTCCGAACGCCTGCAGACAGGACTGGCGCCTACGGTTGCCTCTGCCTATCCGCTGCAGCAGCGACGAGACGTTGAACGGCGGCCGCACCAGCACCACGCCGTCAATGTCGCCGATGTCGATTCCCAGTTCGAGCGTGGACGTGCAGCAGAGCAACCCGGTCTTCTCCCGGCTCATCGTCGCTTCGACGCCTTCTCGCGCCTCGCGCGTGAGGCTGGCGTGATGCACCCAGACTCGATTCGTGAACGGCGGGCGGTTAAGCAGCTTCGCGTACTCCTCCGCGTAGGAGCGGGCGTTGAAGAAGCAGAGGACCTTTCGGCAGTTGCGTTTCCGCAGTTCCTCCACGACCCGCTCCGGCCAGCCGTCGCCCATCGGCATCAGCTCTTCGTCTATCTCGCGCCGGCCCGGCACCTGGACGACAACCGGGTCAGGAAAGTAGCGCCGGCCGATCTCGAGGTCGTCAATCGTCGCCGACAGGGCGTGGTAGCGGATGCCGGTGTTGATCAGCCGCAGCCGTTCGAGCAGCACGCGCAACTGGTCCCCGCGCGGCGTGTTGTCGAGCAGGTGGAGTTCATCGAGTATCACGGCCGAGAGTTCCTTGAATATCCGCGTGTGCCGGCAGAGCAGCGAGTCAAACGACTCCGGGGTCGTGATCAGCATGAAAGGGAGCTTTGACTCGTCGATGGCCGGGTGGTCGCCGGTCTTGCGGGCAAGAGCCAGCTCCAGGTATGCAAGCGGCTCGGACAGGCGGCGGTGAAGGTCGTTCACCAGTGCCCGGGTCGGAGACACGTAGAGGACCGCCAAACGCCGAACGCCAGACGCCGAACGGCGGATTCCGGACTTCGGCGTTTGCACTTCGGCGCTCGGACTTTGCGAGAGCAGCCGCTCGACCACCGGCGCGACCACGGCTTCGGTCTTGCCCGACGCGGCCGGCGAAATGATGACAACGTTACGCCCGGCGAGAATCAAAGGGATCGTCCGGACCTGGACTTCGGTGAGTCGTCCGAAGCGGGAGAAGAACGGCGTCCAGGTTCGCTTCAGGGCATCGCGAATCCCGCGCTCAGTCATGCCCCGTTGTCGGTTTCCGGACTCGTCCGTGTCAGCCCGTGGCCGTCCGTGTCAGTCCTTGTTCCTTGGCAGGATGCCCTGTGCCCGGAGCCGCGTCACGTCGAGCGCCTCGATTGAGAACTTGATGAAGGCGCGCACCCCTTCGATGTTGCGGCGGGAAGCTTCACGCAGCAGCCGTTTCTGATCCAAATCCGAGATCGTGAAGTCCGGATACGCCCGCCGGTAGATCATCACCATCGTGGAGAAGGCGTCCAGCAGCGCCTTCTCCTCCAGAAGCCCGAGTTCGACCCGGTGCTTGATGCGGTTGGCCAGTTTTATGTACGCGTAGTCATAGGGGCTGGGGGTGGTCGCAAAGACGAGGAGCAGCGACGGGTCCCGGTAGATGTAGGGCACCGGCCGCACCTGGTTGTGAACCATCCGGTCGTTGATGCGCTTCAGGTCCGGGTCGTTCTGCGCCGTCCTTACCAGGCCGTCCATGAAGTTCACGCTCTTGGCAAGATACATGATGTCCCAGAGATGAGTCACCGTCTCGGCTTCATCCACCAGCAGTACCAGCCCTTTCATCCCCAGTTCCCGCGCCATCCAGCTCAGGCCGGAAAGGATGTTGCAGTAGAGGTCGGCGGCAGTCGAGAAGTCGTACAACGCCGGTATGCGCTGGCCGCCCTTCACCCGGAACGGGCTCTTCTGTTCGGTCGCGTACTCCTTGGTGCTCTCGCCTTCTATCCACTGCCAGAAGACCTCGCTCTGCAGCTGGCCGGCGTCAATCCTGCCAAGCTTCGCCAGCACCGGCCCGAGAAACACGTGGTCCTTCATGTCCAGCGCGGCGCCGCTCCGCAGCAGGTCGCGGTACCCGTGCTCGGTCGCATCCTTGATGTAGCGGAGGTTATGAACGACTTCCCGGTACACCCGTTTAGGCCGGTGCGGGCTGACTTCGGCCGGGTCGAACTGGACCAGGCTCGTGGCCATGCCCGAGGCCAATGCCCGGTGGTGAACGTACTCCAGCAAATGGGTTTTGCCCGACCCGTACTCCCCCTCGACCATGAAGACGTCGCCCTGTCCGCGAGCCAGGTTCGCCAGCGCCTCGTCCAGCACCGCTATCGGTTTCTCGCGACCGAAGGTGAAAGACTCAACGTCCTGGTGGGGCACAATCCCGAGCCGGAAGGCCTCGATCATCCGGCGCGCCTGGATGGTGTCGATCTCGAACAAAGCGGGTTGCGCCTCGCCCGGGACGAAATCCCCGATGTTGAAGAGCAGCCTTACCCGCTGCGTCGGGAGCCAGAGCCGCAGCCCGCTCTGAAACTGGACCAGCAACTCGGTCCCGTGCCAGCGGCTGTCGAGAATCTCCCCATCGCCGAAGACCGGGTGCGACACCAGCCGCCGGCGTCGCTCAGGCGTCGGCTCTGCCGAGTTCCTGCTTCTGACTTCTGTCTTCTGAATTCTGACTTCTGCCTTCGGCTGCGCCTAGAACTCTTCCTTCTCGACCTGCTCCTTGTCGGTCTGCTCCAGCCGCTGGGTGGTAACCCGCAGCAGTTTCTCGGCCTCTTTCCTCCCGAACTCAAGCGCCGGCGTTGCCCGCAGCTGGTGGAACGCATCCAGTACGCTGACCACGAAGAGCCGTCGGTACCCGACGTCGAACGCGAAGGCGGAGATGGCAATGTCGGCCAGCGTGCGGAGAACGGCGTCGCGCTTCGCGTCAGGCAGTTTCATCTCGTAGGCTGCCTCGAACAGGTCGGCGAGCCGCGCGCCCAGCCGTTTCAGGAATTCGGCCGGCTCTATCCCCAGTTCCTCAAGATTGATACGCACGCCAACCGGATTGGTTTCGTTGAAGGCCGAACGCAGCCGTTGCTTCAGAGCCTCATACACGCCGCCCGAACCCTCGAGCAGCAGGTTCTCATCCGGCACCGCGTAGAAGACCATGGCCCCGGGCAGCCGCGAGTTGCCGCATTCGTCCACGAGCTGCCGCAGGTTGTCCAGGGCGCGGCGCTTGTCACGCGACGACGAGATGGACATGCCGCGCTCGGCTTCGTCGAAGAGCAGTATCAGCCCGGTGTAGCCGATGGCGTGGACCCACTGGATTAGCGAGCGCAGCACCCGGAACGCGGTCGCCTTGTCGATCCGCTCGGAAATGCGGTGCTGGACCCGCATCTCCTTCGACACATCCTCACCTTTGAGCCATTGAACGACGTCGTTGAAGCCTTCCCCATCCTCGGCCATCAGGCCCGCAAACGCTCCCCGCACGGCGTTGCTGAAGCTTGTGCTCTCGGTCGTCGGCAGGGTTTCCAGGTACTTGCGCAGGCTGTCGGTGCGATCGTGCAGCTGGCGTTGATCGTCGTGCCACTTCCTGACCACCGACTCGATGCCCTTGTCCCGGACCGCGGTCGGGGCATCGGCCGGTCGCGGGGCGATCAGGTTGGCGGCGATCCCCTTGTAGACGAGTTCCAGTTTGTCGAACGGGCACTCGGTCGGGTTTAGGCTCACATAAGCTACGCAGTAGTTGTGCCCGAACGCGAGGTTCCGGACCGTGTATAGAAAGTGAGTCTTCCCGCCACCGTAGTTCCCGGTTATCAGCTTGAAGCTGGAGAGGTTGTACTTCAGGATACCGTCGAGGTACTCATCCTCGATGACCTTCAGATAGGGTTCGAGCCCGACCGTGAAGTGCTCGATGCCGAACTCGGGCGGCGTGCCGGTCGAGCCGAGCTTGTTGACGATCGCCCGGGCAAGCTGTCTATCCATGTCCGCCCTTCGTCATTCGGACCTCGTCATTCGTCATTTGCTGAACGATATGTACGAATAGTGCGTGCCGTCCCCTTCTTCGCTGTCCGGAACCCACAGCGCCTTGGCCTTCTCGGTCGTGGCATCGAAGTTCGCCACGTGCAGCTTCAACTGCACTTCACCGACCGAGAAAGCGCCGGCCTGCTTCAGCCGGAACAGGTCATAGCTGAAGCGGACGCGCGGGTACTCGACGAACTTCTCCTGGGCCGGGTTCAGCCGGAAGCTCTCCGGCTGCATCAACAGAACCAGCTCGGACAGAAGGTCGAGCAGGAAGACGCGCGTCCCTTCGCTCAAACCTTCGAGCCCGCAGAAACGGCGGTAGGCCGCATGCAGCCTTCCGGCCAGTTTCGACGGCTCCACCGACTTCTGCCTCAACCGCTCGTTCCACTTCCTGAGCGTCGTCGCCAGTTCAAGCGGGGCCAGCGCCAGCCCGGACTTTAGCTTCTCGATTTCCGGCCCCCAGAAGATGGTGGCGCTGCCCGCTTCGAAGTCGACCCTGACCGTAAACAAGCCGACCCGCAGCAAAGGCAGCTGCCCTTTGACGGTCATGCCTGAACCTTCGAGCCCGGCCACGAACTGCCGGCCGAATTCGAACCGGAACTCGGACCGGCTCTGTTCGATTGCGGCCGACTCGTTCCGATGCCACTCGACCAGCTTCTGCCGGACTTCGGAATCGGGGAAAGCCTGGATCGCTCCGCTCAACTGAGCGATGGCCTTGGCCCGGGCGTGGACGTTGTTGACCGGGTCGGAGAGGAGATCGCGATAGGCTGCGAGGCGGCGGACCAGTCTCTGGGACTGGTCGCTCAGCGACTGGAGCAGTTCAGCAAGCCCTTCCATAGGCCTTTGAGTATAGGACGGAGGGGAGCCAAGTCAATCGGCCGTAGCTTGGAGCCTTACGCCACCCGGCAGGCCGAGCCGCGGCCGCT
This window contains:
- a CDS encoding DEAD/DEAH box helicase, with the protein product MTERGIRDALKRTWTPFFSRFGRLTEVQVRTIPLILAGRNVVIISPAASGKTEAVVAPVVERLLSQSPSAEVQTPKSGIRRSASGVRRLAVLYVSPTRALVNDLHRRLSEPLAYLELALARKTGDHPAIDESKLPFMLITTPESFDSLLCRHTRIFKELSAVILDELHLLDNTPRGDQLRVLLERLRLINTGIRYHALSATIDDLEIGRRYFPDPVVVQVPGRREIDEELMPMGDGWPERVVEELRKRNCRKVLCFFNARSYAEEYAKLLNRPPFTNRVWVHHASLTREAREGVEATMSREKTGLLCCTSTLELGIDIGDIDGVVLVRPPFNVSSLLQRIGRGNRRRQSCLQAFGLHLNSWEKFLFETMFECARTGRLYEKSYTPALAVIPQQVCSYLFQRRRVGATWESVRRILRPLAGSDAPIDRTFRQMIDSGEVVAQRPGIYCNGPATEQRVETGKVHSNLQDKTFGSYEVYDVTTGRQIGTVFFVFHHFVLAGRSWELVEHREKEKRVMVRPLAAISSNTKVFEGTGTGGYSYRLAPVLKARLFPTLAPHQFPYFRDGNQLLFVHLLGSTYGYILSEALSAQGRDTSDMDGKLFVLSGGKPDAKLKSFPAPNLSAIRDVVGGSLFRLEDSLGSGAFFRSLPGELQIEDHLLALDIRGLLEFLKGLEPVELPGEEVTAQIKRHLSQKSEVRSSNSD